A single window of Vespula pensylvanica isolate Volc-1 chromosome 23, ASM1446617v1, whole genome shotgun sequence DNA harbors:
- the LOC122636669 gene encoding eukaryotic translation initiation factor 5B-like — protein sequence MLKVFKLISILILILSIFFQLISSKPFIQSLNISKINKEPNFRHSSNDEEQMAIMFNQTLDYFIPRRRLLDNQYHQNYSKDETIRPFNVSINYNKNNLNLSVTPAWTIDLLPNITNVPVNVEYISSTSFVEIEYDTTHVRRKRNAAVDDNQSKTDEEHENVENPDKKRSSSSSSSSDNDEDSSDQRSNLQKSENDESEDYSADLEESNDTETDDDQDKVQSKDTKTKRESSDYEYVEDQDKSSGDVRIKREETNQTNEKIKLEESNKNVEENAEKTDKSDERVNESDSKRDAAEEKNTDTVESPKLAKEDDSEYEKRVEEKIKRKIDSIKEEIKREIERKRRDREIERNNARFDELQSKDNDEQEEQEAVSANVDEKMASKRSSDDVKPKIIRRRRRRRRRRRSNESERIRHRLEEIEGVDNLKDEDDYRAAVHESIRKRFAPDESSDQDEPKVNRISLNKAPIKKREKIRQMYVVKNDNDKRRRKKRKRRVADEGHVLVPEQAHVKIEDDLPRDLTFDPKLRRSQPLDEKVRIKRANARLVTLEYRPQNIEDEENDEGNEFGDDGFEDRTSNLKDRISNSLIEDQEDKENQHVNFLFPGISS from the exons ATGTTGAAAGTATTCAAACTGATTagcattttaattttgatcttgtcaatatttttccaattaatttcAAGCAAACCATTTATTCAATCACTCAATATTTCCAA GATCAATAAAGAGCCTAATTTTAGGCATTCGAGCAATGACGAAGAACAAATGGCGATAATGTTCAATCAAACTTTGGATTACTTTATACCACGACGTCGTTTATTGGACAATCAATATCATCAGAATTATTCTAAAGACGAAACAATTCGGCCGTTTAACGTTtctattaattacaataaaaacaatttaaatttGTCGGTAACGCCAGCTTGGACGATAGATTTGTTGCCGAACATAACAAATGTTCCCGTTAACGTTGAATACATTTCGAGTACCTCGTTCGTTGAGATTGAATACGATACGACACacgttagaagaaaaagaaatgccgCGGTAGACGACAATCAATCGAAGACCGACGAGGAACATGAGAATGTTGAAAACCCAGACAAAAAACgttcgtcatcgtcatcgtcatcgtcggaTAATGACGAGGACAGCAGTGATCAACGTTCGAATTTGCAGAAATCTGAAAATGACGAGTCCGAGGATTACAGTGCGGACCTCGAGGAATCCAACGATACCGAAACTGACGACGATCAGGATAAAGTTCAATCGAAGGACactaaaacgaaacgagaaagttCCGATTACGAGTACGTCGAGGATCAGGATAAATCATCGGGCGACGTTAGAATTAAACGCGAGGAAACCAATCAGACGAACGAAAAGATCAAATTGGAAGAGAGTAACAAAAATGTTGAGGAGAACGCTGAGAAAACTGACAAAAGCGATGAGAGAGTTAACGAGTCGGATTCGAAGAGAGACGCagcggaagagaaaaatactgATACGGTTGAGTCGCCGAAATTGGCGAAAGAAGACGACAGCGAATACGAGAAACGTGTCGAGGAAAAAATCAAACGTAAGATAGATTCTATCAAGGAGGAGATCAAACGTGAgatcgaaaggaaacgaagggATCGTGAGATCGAAAGGAACAATGCCAGGTTCGATGAATTACAGAGTAAGGATAACGATGAACAGGAGGAACAAGAAGCGGTAAGTGCGAACGTCGATGAGAAAATGGCGTCTAAGAGATCGTCCGACGACGTCAAAcctaaaataataagaagaaggagaaggagaagaaggagaaggagatcgAACGAAAGTGAGAGAATCAGGCATCGATTGGAAGAAATCGAAGGCGTTGATAATCTCAAAGACGAGGATGATTATCGTGCTGCCGTACACGaaagtattagaaaaagatttgcACCGGATGAGTCATCCGATCAGGATGAACCAAAGGTAAATAGGATTTCTTTGAACAAGGCACCGATTAAGAAACGTGAAAAGATTCGGCAAATGTACGTGGTGaagaacgacaacgacaagagacgaagaaagaaaagaaaaagaagagttgcCGACGAGGGACACGTATTGGTACCCGAACAGGCACACGTTAAGATCGAAGATGACCTTCCGCGTGATCTAACGTTCGATCCAAAGCTACGCAGAAGTCAACCCCTTGACGAGAAGGTAAGGATTAAAAGAGCAAACGCAAGATTGGTTACTTTAGAATATAGGCCGCAAAACATCGAAGACGAGGAGAACGACGAAGGCAATGAATTTGGCGACGATGGTTTCGAAGATAGAACATCGAATTTGAAAGATCGAATTAGTAATTCGTTGATCGAAGACCAAGAGGATAAAGAGAATCAGcatgttaattttcttttccctggAATTTCGTCTTGA